One genomic region from Leifsonia poae encodes:
- a CDS encoding choice-of-anchor Q domain-containing protein yields MILTLERSALRTRTLLVALAVTALAAVAVSAPSPAHADPLSPQTGARITTTGTPAAGPGGHIYYVDSTSGSDINSGTSPALAWKSLARVGSGTFVPGDVVAFERGETFTGSATISSAGTAAAPIAFTAYGDGAQPILTNPGQWNMLVLDAPYLQVSNLAFTNGAVFDNADGKGISGPKYELSGAVAITANGSNSLVQDSTFSDVGVGVKTYGANSRVDHNTFQNLRIAYRGLDSGSQTSYGALGVSVDNSGVQVTSNDFINCRSTDSPYGADGGAVEIEGFLFDKNDITISHNYSRGSQGFLEVTETHSSNVTLSYNVSDDYQQFIAWDTTTTPSGYLALNNTVVRTHDSSRLIDQYYYRQAGPAPSASWLTLRNNIFSVTGAWLSFFDFPRDHNLYTSTVGIGADSAHRYALGVGDLVGSPAFTDLANHDLSLTATSAAIDNGAASASSTDLLGNPVLVGLATDMGAMEWQQPTTPGTTVVSDGGFETQTAITTSSTPWYSDGSLSTGVDVAAGKSHSGADDGWVSSTTSTAWGALRQSVAVSANSTYRMTVWVRNSSNVDNAWLGAKTTSNTVLNEVHHGTSGGVYT; encoded by the coding sequence ATGATCCTCACACTCGAACGGAGTGCTCTGCGAACGCGGACACTCCTCGTCGCCCTGGCCGTCACTGCACTCGCCGCCGTGGCCGTCAGTGCGCCGTCGCCGGCTCACGCCGACCCCCTCTCGCCGCAAACCGGGGCACGCATCACCACGACGGGCACCCCTGCCGCCGGCCCGGGCGGTCACATCTACTATGTCGACTCCACGTCCGGGAGCGACATCAACAGCGGCACGAGCCCGGCCCTCGCCTGGAAATCGCTCGCCCGCGTCGGGTCCGGTACGTTCGTCCCCGGCGATGTCGTCGCCTTCGAACGGGGAGAGACGTTCACGGGATCAGCCACGATCAGCAGTGCCGGAACCGCCGCGGCACCGATCGCGTTCACCGCTTACGGCGATGGGGCCCAGCCGATCCTGACGAATCCCGGGCAGTGGAACATGCTGGTGCTCGACGCCCCGTACCTCCAAGTGTCGAATCTCGCCTTCACGAACGGGGCCGTCTTCGACAACGCGGACGGCAAGGGAATCAGCGGGCCGAAGTACGAGCTCAGCGGCGCCGTCGCGATCACCGCGAACGGCTCGAACTCCCTCGTGCAGGACAGCACGTTCTCGGATGTGGGGGTCGGCGTCAAAACCTACGGCGCGAACAGCCGGGTCGACCACAACACCTTCCAGAACCTCCGCATCGCCTACCGGGGCCTCGACAGCGGCTCGCAGACGTCGTACGGGGCGTTGGGGGTGAGCGTCGACAACAGCGGTGTGCAGGTGACCTCGAACGACTTCATCAACTGCCGCAGTACCGACAGCCCCTACGGCGCCGACGGCGGAGCGGTCGAGATCGAGGGGTTCCTCTTCGACAAGAACGACATCACCATCAGCCACAATTACTCGCGCGGCTCGCAGGGGTTTCTCGAGGTCACGGAGACGCACTCCTCGAACGTCACCCTGAGCTACAACGTCAGTGACGACTACCAGCAGTTCATCGCGTGGGACACGACGACGACCCCCAGCGGGTACCTCGCCCTGAACAACACGGTCGTGCGCACCCATGACAGCTCTCGCCTGATCGACCAGTACTACTACCGTCAGGCCGGGCCCGCGCCCAGCGCGAGCTGGCTCACGCTCCGCAACAACATCTTCTCGGTGACGGGCGCCTGGCTGTCGTTCTTCGACTTCCCGCGCGACCACAACCTCTACACCAGCACCGTGGGCATCGGCGCCGACTCCGCGCACCGCTACGCACTCGGCGTCGGCGACCTGGTCGGCTCGCCCGCGTTCACGGACCTTGCGAACCACGATCTCAGCCTCACCGCCACCAGTGCGGCGATCGACAACGGGGCCGCCTCCGCCTCATCGACGGATCTGCTGGGCAACCCGGTGCTGGTCGGGCTCGCCACCGATATGGGTGCGATGGAGTGGCAGCAGCCGACAACACCGGGCACGACGGTCGTCTCCGACGGCGGCTTCGAGACCCAGACCGCGATCACCACGAGTTCGACCCCCTGGTACTCCGACGGCTCGCTCAGCACCGGCGTGGATGTCGCCGCCGGCAAATCCCACAGCGGCGCCGACGACGGTTGGGTGTCGAGCACCACCAGTACGGCGTGGGGTGCGCTGCGACAGTCCGTGGCCGTCTCGGCGAACTCGACCTATCGGATGACCGTCTGGGTGCGGAACTCGTCGAACGTCGACAATGCCTGGCTGGGTGCCAAGACGACAAGCAATACGGTCCTCAACGAGGTGCATCACGGCACCAGCGGCGGCGTCTACACGTGA
- a CDS encoding ribokinase yields the protein MTAVVAVVGSANLDVVVSTPRRPAGGETLTGTALLETPGGKGANQAIASAAVGATALIGEVGADSAGRRIREALTAADVDISRMRMGPLPTGRAYITLTPDGENSIVVLPLANGALDSEHVSSALGALNPAVVLTQLEVPMEVVEAVAAWCATVGARFVLNPSPIGPLPDAVLRAADPVIVNQGEAQALLGTDSTDWHDLARRLGGLARSAVVTAGSQGAVVAEADGEATVPGHAVEVVDTTGAGDAFAGTLAAHLAAGASLADAARAANATAAQTVQRARSER from the coding sequence GTGACCGCAGTCGTGGCCGTCGTCGGCTCGGCGAACCTTGACGTCGTGGTGAGCACCCCGCGCCGACCGGCCGGTGGCGAGACCCTGACCGGAACGGCACTGCTGGAGACCCCGGGCGGAAAGGGCGCAAACCAGGCGATCGCCTCGGCCGCGGTCGGCGCCACCGCCCTGATCGGCGAGGTCGGGGCCGACTCGGCGGGGCGGCGCATCCGCGAGGCCCTCACGGCCGCCGACGTCGATATCTCCCGCATGCGGATGGGGCCGCTACCGACCGGCCGCGCGTACATCACCCTCACCCCCGATGGCGAGAACAGCATCGTCGTGCTCCCTCTCGCGAACGGCGCCCTCGACTCGGAGCACGTGTCGAGCGCTCTCGGCGCGCTGAACCCCGCCGTGGTCCTCACCCAGCTCGAGGTGCCGATGGAGGTGGTCGAAGCGGTCGCCGCCTGGTGCGCGACCGTCGGCGCCCGGTTCGTGCTCAATCCGAGTCCGATCGGCCCTCTGCCCGATGCGGTGCTGCGCGCCGCCGACCCGGTCATCGTGAATCAGGGGGAGGCGCAAGCGCTCCTGGGAACAGACTCGACCGATTGGCACGACCTCGCCCGCCGTCTTGGCGGGCTGGCACGATCGGCGGTGGTCACCGCGGGCAGCCAGGGCGCCGTCGTCGCGGAGGCCGACGGGGAGGCGACCGTGCCTGGTCACGCTGTCGAGGTCGTCGACACCACTGGCGCCGGCGACGCATTCGCCGGCACGCTGGCCGCCCACCTCGCGGCCGGAGCCTCACTCGCCGACGCGGCACGGGCTGCCAATGCGACGGCCGCACAGACCGTGCAACGGGCGCGGTCCGAACGCTGA
- a CDS encoding carbohydrate ABC transporter permease, which translates to MRRSRAGRILLTVVAVVVSLAFLAPVLWLIASTFRTATETFASSSPLSWSALWPKDFTLVNLQSAVDSGFLTSLGNSLLVAAITVVVGLAVSAAAAFALAVIPFRGRSGVFTIVVLSFLVPFEAIAIPLSRSFSDWGLTNTLFALILPGLGNGLAVFTLRQFFLGIPPSLSEAAHLDGANWFRIFWAVYLPLTRPALIGAGLILFLFQWQAYLWPILVTSTDSLDLAPVAIAKAFGAFSTDYGRVFAETAILAVIPAIVLLGLQRFFVTSVASTGSKE; encoded by the coding sequence ATGCGCCGCTCCCGCGCAGGCCGTATCCTGCTCACCGTCGTCGCCGTCGTCGTGTCGCTGGCGTTCCTCGCGCCGGTGCTCTGGCTGATCGCCAGCACCTTCCGTACCGCCACCGAGACGTTCGCCAGCAGCTCGCCCCTCAGCTGGAGCGCGCTCTGGCCGAAGGATTTCACCCTCGTCAACCTGCAGTCGGCCGTCGACAGCGGCTTCCTCACCTCGCTCGGCAACAGCCTGCTCGTGGCGGCCATCACGGTCGTCGTCGGGCTCGCCGTCAGCGCGGCGGCGGCGTTCGCTCTGGCCGTCATCCCGTTCCGGGGCCGCTCCGGCGTGTTCACGATCGTCGTGCTGAGCTTCCTGGTGCCGTTCGAGGCGATCGCCATCCCGCTCTCGCGGAGCTTCAGCGACTGGGGGCTCACGAACACCCTGTTCGCGCTGATCCTGCCCGGGCTGGGGAACGGCCTGGCCGTCTTCACGCTGCGCCAGTTCTTCCTCGGCATTCCGCCCTCGCTCTCAGAGGCGGCGCACCTCGACGGCGCGAACTGGTTCCGCATCTTCTGGGCGGTGTACCTGCCGTTGACCCGCCCGGCCCTGATCGGCGCCGGCCTCATCCTGTTCCTGTTCCAGTGGCAGGCCTACCTCTGGCCGATCCTGGTCACCTCGACGGATTCGCTCGATCTCGCACCCGTGGCGATCGCGAAAGCCTTCGGAGCGTTCTCGACCGACTACGGTCGCGTGTTCGCCGAGACAGCTATCCTCGCGGTGATCCCGGCGATCGTGCTGCTCGGCCTGCAGCGGTTCTTCGTCACATCGGTCGCGAGCACGGGGAGCAAAGAGTGA
- a CDS encoding carbohydrate ABC transporter permease, which yields MTIAPAVGSKPTDAPPPPPRAGRRKRSRTTRRNLIAAVAFLAPTVVLIVVLRIVPTVSAIADSTRSGLPGSLAAPEFVGFDVFATMFSSASFWNSVTQTLIFNVIVNPLQIFLALLLAVLLTRNLPASGLWRTIIFLPAAVPLAGSTIIWGIALRPDGPVNGLLELFGIPGQPWFTSPDQVILSLIVLASWIGIGYWMMFLIAGLNDIPPVYYEAARIDGAGALRTFFSVTLPMLRRPLLFVLVADTVANFVLFAPVQILTGGGPEGRSNFLMYDIFHRSYELSDPYQASAELVVLLIIMIAIVAVQFRLLRTDDGEE from the coding sequence ATGACCATCGCCCCCGCCGTCGGCTCGAAGCCGACCGACGCGCCACCCCCGCCCCCGCGCGCGGGCCGCCGGAAGCGTTCCCGGACGACGCGCCGCAACCTGATCGCCGCGGTCGCCTTCCTGGCGCCGACCGTCGTGCTCATCGTCGTGCTCCGCATCGTGCCGACCGTCTCCGCCATCGCCGACTCGACCCGGTCCGGCCTCCCGGGCAGCCTGGCCGCGCCGGAGTTCGTCGGCTTCGACGTCTTCGCCACGATGTTCTCGAGCGCCTCGTTCTGGAACAGCGTGACCCAGACCCTGATCTTCAACGTGATCGTCAACCCGCTGCAGATCTTCCTGGCTCTGCTCCTGGCGGTGCTCCTGACTCGCAACCTGCCCGCCAGCGGGCTGTGGCGCACCATCATCTTCCTGCCCGCCGCCGTTCCCCTCGCAGGGTCGACGATCATCTGGGGCATCGCCCTGCGCCCCGACGGGCCGGTCAACGGCCTGCTGGAATTGTTCGGAATCCCGGGACAGCCGTGGTTCACGAGCCCCGACCAGGTCATCCTGTCGCTCATCGTGCTGGCCAGCTGGATCGGCATCGGCTACTGGATGATGTTCCTGATCGCCGGGCTCAACGACATCCCGCCCGTGTACTACGAAGCCGCGCGCATCGACGGCGCCGGCGCCCTGCGCACCTTCTTCTCGGTGACACTTCCCATGCTGCGACGGCCGCTGCTGTTCGTTCTCGTCGCCGACACCGTCGCCAACTTCGTTCTCTTCGCCCCCGTGCAGATCCTCACCGGTGGCGGACCGGAAGGACGCTCCAACTTTCTGATGTACGACATCTTCCACCGCAGTTACGAGCTCAGCGACCCCTACCAGGCCTCCGCAGAACTGGTGGTGCTGCTCATCATCATGATCGCGATCGTGGCGGTGCAGTTCCGGCTCCTCCGCACCGATGACGGGGAGGAGTGA
- a CDS encoding ABC transporter substrate-binding protein: MAVHKGVTRWLTAGALLTISGLVLTACSGSGGGSGSINGVGPSTLTEPTKPITITYAGAAYDATQIKPVIDAFEKAHPKITVKYEAVPFDDYNSVLAARLTNSSNAIDVFDVDMPRTAAYQARGWLADLTKTFPGLTTEVDPGSLKAATVDGKLVTMPYQTSTNIMYYNKKLLSAAGIAAPSADPADRLTWETVTADATKAKAAGAQYGLLFDQLDRYYQLQPLAESAGGGPGGKGAGNLTPDVTNAGWVKAFSWYGKLFADGLSPRGVAVADTPTMFAAGKTAFYVGGPWWGTQFVAEKGLDFGVTAFPEFAGGTASTPTGGWSLGLNPKSSSDRADAAAIFMKFMGIDNGGYAQYLSALAVPPSNLVGSAKFYESDTFKDPRFAGVVDLMKSELAHTATLRLQTVGYVEFEDIMTKTFDDIINGADASTALTTATSQLTDAWAKYKK; this comes from the coding sequence ATGGCTGTTCACAAAGGAGTGACGCGCTGGCTGACCGCCGGAGCGCTCCTCACGATCTCGGGCCTCGTGCTCACCGCCTGCAGCGGAAGCGGCGGCGGCAGCGGCTCCATCAACGGAGTCGGGCCGTCGACGCTGACCGAGCCGACGAAACCCATCACCATCACCTATGCCGGCGCCGCGTACGACGCCACGCAGATCAAGCCCGTGATCGACGCCTTCGAGAAGGCGCACCCGAAGATCACGGTGAAATACGAGGCGGTGCCGTTCGACGACTACAACAGCGTGCTCGCGGCCCGGCTCACCAACTCGAGCAATGCGATCGACGTGTTCGACGTCGACATGCCGCGCACCGCCGCCTACCAGGCCCGCGGCTGGCTGGCCGACCTCACCAAGACCTTCCCCGGCCTCACGACCGAGGTCGACCCGGGCAGCCTCAAAGCGGCGACGGTGGACGGCAAACTCGTGACGATGCCGTACCAGACGTCGACCAACATCATGTACTACAACAAGAAGCTGCTCAGTGCCGCCGGCATCGCGGCCCCCTCGGCCGACCCCGCCGACCGGCTCACCTGGGAGACCGTGACCGCCGACGCCACGAAGGCAAAAGCGGCGGGCGCCCAATACGGCCTGCTCTTCGACCAGCTCGACCGCTACTACCAGCTGCAGCCGCTCGCCGAGAGCGCCGGCGGTGGCCCCGGCGGCAAAGGCGCCGGCAACCTGACCCCCGACGTGACGAACGCCGGCTGGGTGAAGGCGTTCTCCTGGTACGGCAAGCTCTTCGCCGACGGTCTGTCGCCGCGAGGAGTGGCCGTGGCCGACACCCCGACCATGTTCGCCGCGGGCAAGACCGCGTTCTACGTGGGCGGGCCCTGGTGGGGAACCCAGTTCGTCGCCGAGAAGGGTCTCGACTTCGGCGTGACCGCCTTCCCGGAGTTCGCGGGCGGCACCGCCTCGACCCCCACCGGCGGATGGTCGCTCGGGCTCAACCCCAAGTCGAGCTCCGACCGCGCCGACGCGGCCGCGATCTTCATGAAGTTCATGGGCATCGACAACGGCGGATACGCGCAATACCTGTCCGCTCTCGCCGTTCCCCCGTCGAACCTCGTCGGCAGTGCGAAGTTCTACGAGTCGGACACGTTCAAGGATCCGCGGTTCGCGGGTGTGGTCGACCTGATGAAGTCCGAGCTCGCGCACACGGCGACCCTGCGTCTGCAGACGGTCGGCTACGTCGAGTTCGAGGACATCATGACCAAGACGTTCGACGACATCATCAACGGCGCGGATGCGTCGACCGCTCTCACGACGGCCACCAGTCAGCTGACCGACGCCTGGGCCAAGTACAAGAAGTAG